A section of the Microbulbifer pacificus genome encodes:
- a CDS encoding class I SAM-dependent methyltransferase — protein sequence MKPIDIGKTYDKITHLWERVGFNRDDGIAQHRRALSFVKNRGKALDVGCGCTGRFIDLLEREGFSPEGVDISTEMLALARSRHPEVAFHHKDICDWVIQESYDFITAWDSIWHIPLSEHENVLQKLVSSLNPGGVLIFSFGGTGEKSEHTDDAMGAEVYYSTLGTNGFVDLLISLGCTLRHLEYDQYPELHAFVVVQKG from the coding sequence ATGAAGCCAATAGATATTGGAAAAACGTACGATAAAATTACCCATCTTTGGGAACGGGTAGGGTTCAACCGAGATGATGGGATAGCGCAGCATAGGCGAGCCTTGTCATTCGTAAAAAATCGAGGCAAGGCGCTGGATGTAGGCTGTGGCTGTACCGGCAGATTTATCGATCTGCTTGAACGTGAAGGGTTTTCTCCTGAAGGTGTCGATATCTCCACGGAGATGCTGGCTTTGGCTCGGAGTCGACACCCGGAGGTGGCGTTTCATCACAAGGATATATGCGATTGGGTAATCCAGGAAAGCTACGACTTCATTACGGCCTGGGATAGTATTTGGCACATACCCCTCAGTGAGCACGAGAACGTCTTACAGAAGCTGGTTTCCAGTCTCAACCCGGGCGGTGTGTTGATTTTTTCGTTTGGTGGTACCGGTGAAAAAAGCGAACATACGGACGATGCGATGGGGGCGGAGGTCTATTACTCAACCCTGGGTACCAATGGATTTGTTGACTTGTTAATTAGCCTGGGCTGTACCCTCAGGCATCTTGAATACGATCAGTATCCCGAGTTGCATGCTTTTGTAGTCGTGCAAAAAGGCTAG
- a CDS encoding DUF1540 domain-containing protein, whose product MIIATDMPEVSRCAATECAYNSDSACHARAITIGDGDEPDCDTFFSNSSHTKRERIAGVGACKITSCSHNDDFECGADKIELGYSGDTVNCLTYAH is encoded by the coding sequence ATGATCATCGCCACCGATATGCCCGAAGTCAGCCGCTGCGCAGCCACCGAGTGCGCCTACAATAGCGACTCCGCCTGCCATGCCCGCGCCATCACCATCGGCGATGGTGATGAGCCGGATTGCGACACATTTTTCAGTAACAGCAGCCACACCAAACGGGAGCGCATCGCCGGTGTCGGTGCCTGCAAGATTACCAGTTGCAGCCACAATGACGACTTTGAGTGTGGAGCGGACAAGATCGAACTGGGTTATAGCGGCGACACGGTAAACTGCCTGACCTACGCACACTGA
- a CDS encoding catalase translates to MSHTKLTTSAGAPIADDNNSISAGPRGSLTFDNYRVFEKLAHFNRERIPERVVHARGTGAYGTFRLSKDLSDWTIADFLQKAGTDTEVFVRFSTVGGGQDSSDYARDPRGFAVKFYTKEGNFDLVGNNTPVFFLNDPSKFPDFIHSQKKNPRTNLPDPAASFEYWANHPQSLHQMTILMSDRGIPLSYRHMHGFGSHTLSFWNKKGERYWVKWHLKTLQGIKNVRSEDAADYPAFGAQQDLVESIDQGDYPRWKVQLQILSEAQAQTLSVNPFDLTKVWPHSEAPLMDIGVLELSRNVDNYFAETEQAAFAPSNLVPGIGASPDKMLQARLFAYQDAHRYRVGANVNNIPVNAPKCPVHHYQRDGAFAGMCPVSGKAPNQGSEVNFYPNDRSKLGAPVAVPEVAEPPMPLEQDAWIAPHSQDDEDYYSQAGALFRLMSDDQKQQLVDNIAAGLARANASIQARMLQQFNKADAAYAEMVKIALATAAE, encoded by the coding sequence ATGAGCCACACCAAGCTGACCACGTCCGCCGGCGCACCCATTGCCGATGACAACAACAGTATCTCCGCCGGCCCGCGTGGATCACTGACCTTCGATAACTACCGCGTGTTTGAGAAACTTGCCCACTTCAATCGCGAGCGCATCCCGGAGAGAGTAGTGCACGCGCGTGGCACCGGCGCCTACGGTACCTTCCGTCTGAGTAAAGACCTGAGCGACTGGACCATTGCGGATTTTTTGCAGAAAGCCGGCACCGACACCGAAGTATTCGTGCGCTTTTCCACCGTGGGCGGCGGCCAGGACTCCAGCGATTACGCTCGCGACCCGCGCGGATTTGCGGTTAAGTTCTACACCAAAGAGGGCAACTTCGACTTGGTGGGTAACAACACCCCGGTGTTCTTTTTGAACGACCCGTCCAAATTTCCGGATTTCATTCACTCGCAGAAAAAAAATCCGCGCACCAATCTGCCCGACCCTGCGGCGAGTTTTGAATACTGGGCCAACCACCCGCAGTCCCTGCACCAGATGACCATTCTGATGTCCGATCGCGGCATCCCGCTCAGCTACCGCCATATGCATGGCTTTGGCTCGCACACCCTGAGTTTCTGGAACAAAAAGGGTGAGCGTTACTGGGTGAAGTGGCACCTCAAAACCCTGCAGGGTATCAAGAACGTGCGCAGCGAGGACGCGGCCGACTATCCCGCATTCGGTGCGCAGCAGGATCTGGTGGAATCCATCGACCAGGGCGATTACCCCAGATGGAAAGTGCAGCTGCAGATTCTCTCGGAGGCGCAGGCGCAAACGTTGTCGGTGAATCCGTTCGACCTCACCAAGGTCTGGCCCCACAGCGAAGCGCCGTTGATGGATATCGGCGTGCTGGAACTTAGCCGAAATGTTGACAATTATTTTGCCGAAACCGAACAGGCTGCGTTTGCGCCCAGCAACCTGGTGCCCGGTATCGGCGCTTCGCCGGACAAAATGCTGCAGGCAAGACTGTTCGCCTATCAGGATGCGCACCGCTATCGTGTGGGCGCCAACGTCAACAATATCCCGGTCAACGCGCCGAAATGCCCTGTGCATCACTATCAGCGCGACGGGGCATTTGCCGGCATGTGTCCGGTCAGCGGCAAGGCGCCAAATCAGGGCAGCGAGGTGAACTTCTACCCCAATGACCGCAGCAAACTGGGCGCACCGGTAGCGGTGCCGGAAGTTGCCGAACCGCCGATGCCACTGGAGCAGGACGCCTGGATTGCGCCCCATAGCCAGGACGACGAGGACTATTACTCCCAGGCCGGTGCGCTGTTTCGTCTGATGAGCGACGACCAGAAGCAGCAGCTGGTGGACAATATCGCGGCAGGCCTCGCTCGGGCGAATGCGTCCATTCAGGCGCGGATGCTGCAGCAGTTCAACAAGGCTGATGCCGCCTATGCGGAAATGGTGAAAATCGCACTGGCGACGGCTGCGGAGTAA
- a CDS encoding hybrid sensor histidine kinase/response regulator, producing MREEFMIGKSLLLFFALLYVVLLFVVAWRAGRHKQWMQHFRPIIYGLTLAVYCSSWTFFGAVGQSVSDTWSYLPIYLGPILLFLFAGGFLRKLVLVGERQKVTSIADFIGSRYGKSRGLSALVTLLAIVGSLPYIALQLRAVTMGWEVIGGGSESDSFVNLDTALATALLMGLFAILFGTRHLEGRERNVGVVAAIALESLVKLFAFGAVAILALWLLVTGGSGLAVESLQWQPRLQWLAPDINFVTQTLLAMAAIICLPRQFHMAVVEYRNPEDLNTARWLLPAYLVLFSVLILPISLAGQPLVAAGMSEPDSLVLTLPLQSGNSTLTMLAYIGGFSAATGMVIVAVLTLAVMVSNELVAPVWLYLSRYTQLTAVSLGNHLRLIRRLSILLLMLMSWGMHRAISGTEALASIGLLSFAAAAQLAPALIAALYWPGAHRRGVWAGLIAGYGLWFFCLVLPAVYPETALLGRGLFGVEFLRPQQLFGLAGLDPLSHGVFWSLLGNLTLLVGVSLTCRQDGNDLRQARAFVAPEQAGEPAPDLVPTGIRMGQVRSLLQPFVGPARLEEIWNDFEQRSQQRLLPDDAASRFVVADAERILAGVVGSAAAHQVVGLLYSNRPLKLEDIARLVDSTSQRLRFSQELLQTTVETISQGISVVDAELRLVAWNRQYLELFDYPERLLYIGCPVASLYRHNAERGLYGDTHDPEALEAHVQRRLDLLRHGSAHRFERRLPNGAIVEVRGTPMPGGGFVTTFTDISEYRAAVDALEETRRSLEDRVQQRTAELSDSNRALQQENRRRAEAEVKIRELHAAKTRFLAHTSHDLLQPINAARLFIASLQNKAAAGSWREMGDDIHYIDSALTSAEQLIGALREISRLDAGNLKPKREHFPLRQLLDGLNAEFSALASERGLALHYVPTDAWVISDRHLLRRILQNFLSNALHYTARGRVLLGARRRVGAGGEPLLEIQVWDTGPGIDSSARERIFDEFVRLGSSERSADKGLGLGLAIARRSADLLGHQLGLESSPGHGSMFSIRVPVGEAREAAPQEPGVIEVANVSAVPVLCIDNERQILRGMDSLLSGWGCRVVTALSLEEALVRWDLRSPPALVIVDYHLDRDATGIEALEALCEHWQTELPGIVVSADTSEEIRSAATERGWFYLPKPVKPAVLRNLVRRLARTARNNVS from the coding sequence GTGCGCGAGGAATTCATGATCGGCAAGTCCCTGTTGCTGTTTTTTGCCCTGCTGTATGTGGTGCTGCTATTTGTGGTCGCGTGGCGCGCGGGCCGCCACAAGCAGTGGATGCAGCATTTTCGCCCCATCATTTACGGCCTCACCCTCGCCGTGTACTGCAGCTCATGGACATTTTTCGGCGCGGTAGGGCAGTCTGTCAGCGATACCTGGAGTTATCTGCCGATCTACCTCGGGCCAATTCTGCTGTTTCTGTTCGCCGGCGGCTTCCTGCGCAAGCTGGTGCTGGTGGGCGAACGCCAGAAGGTCACCTCCATTGCCGACTTTATCGGCTCCCGCTACGGCAAAAGCCGGGGGCTTTCCGCGCTGGTGACGCTGCTCGCCATCGTCGGCAGCCTGCCGTATATCGCGCTGCAGTTGCGCGCGGTGACCATGGGCTGGGAAGTCATAGGTGGCGGCAGTGAAAGCGACAGCTTCGTTAATCTGGACACTGCGCTTGCCACCGCGCTTTTGATGGGGCTGTTTGCCATCCTGTTCGGGACCCGCCATCTGGAAGGCCGTGAGCGCAATGTGGGCGTGGTGGCGGCCATCGCCCTCGAATCCCTGGTGAAACTGTTTGCCTTTGGCGCGGTGGCGATACTGGCGCTGTGGCTGCTGGTGACCGGAGGCAGCGGGCTCGCGGTGGAAAGCCTGCAGTGGCAGCCGCGGCTGCAGTGGCTGGCACCGGATATCAACTTCGTCACCCAGACCCTGCTGGCCATGGCGGCGATCATCTGCCTGCCGCGCCAGTTCCATATGGCCGTGGTGGAATACCGCAACCCGGAAGACCTGAATACCGCGCGCTGGCTGCTGCCGGCGTACCTGGTGCTGTTCTCGGTGCTGATCCTGCCCATTTCCCTCGCCGGTCAGCCGCTGGTGGCGGCGGGCATGAGTGAACCGGACAGCCTGGTGCTGACTCTGCCGCTGCAGAGCGGCAACAGCACGCTCACCATGCTGGCGTATATCGGCGGTTTTTCCGCGGCTACCGGTATGGTGATTGTTGCCGTGCTGACGTTAGCGGTGATGGTTTCCAACGAACTGGTGGCGCCGGTGTGGCTGTATCTCAGCCGGTATACCCAACTCACCGCCGTGTCCCTCGGCAACCACCTGCGCTTGATCCGGCGGCTGAGTATCCTGCTGTTGATGTTGATGAGCTGGGGCATGCACCGGGCGATTTCCGGTACCGAGGCACTGGCGTCCATCGGCCTGCTGTCTTTTGCCGCCGCCGCGCAGCTCGCACCGGCTCTGATCGCCGCGCTCTACTGGCCCGGTGCACACCGGCGCGGGGTGTGGGCGGGGCTGATCGCGGGATACGGCCTGTGGTTTTTTTGCCTGGTGCTGCCGGCCGTGTACCCGGAGACAGCGTTACTTGGCCGCGGGTTGTTCGGTGTTGAATTCCTGCGTCCACAGCAGTTGTTTGGACTGGCGGGACTGGACCCGCTCAGCCACGGGGTCTTCTGGAGCCTGCTCGGCAACCTGACACTGCTGGTGGGCGTATCCCTCACCTGCCGGCAGGATGGCAATGACCTGCGCCAGGCCCGTGCCTTTGTAGCGCCGGAGCAGGCCGGTGAGCCGGCACCGGATCTGGTGCCCACCGGAATCCGCATGGGACAGGTACGTAGCCTGCTGCAGCCCTTTGTGGGGCCGGCAAGGCTGGAGGAAATCTGGAACGACTTCGAGCAGCGCAGCCAGCAGCGCCTGTTGCCGGATGACGCAGCCTCGCGCTTTGTGGTGGCGGATGCCGAGCGCATTCTCGCCGGAGTTGTAGGTTCCGCGGCGGCGCACCAGGTGGTGGGGCTGCTCTACAGTAATCGCCCGCTGAAACTCGAGGATATTGCGCGGCTGGTGGACAGCACGTCCCAGCGCCTGCGGTTCAGCCAGGAGCTGCTGCAGACCACGGTGGAAACCATCAGTCAGGGCATCAGCGTGGTGGATGCGGAACTCAGGCTGGTGGCCTGGAACCGCCAGTATCTGGAGCTGTTCGATTACCCCGAGCGCCTGCTGTACATCGGCTGCCCGGTGGCGTCGCTCTACCGCCACAATGCGGAGCGCGGTCTCTACGGTGACACGCACGATCCCGAAGCGCTGGAGGCCCATGTCCAGCGGCGCCTCGACCTGCTGCGTCACGGTAGTGCCCACCGCTTCGAGCGCCGCCTGCCCAATGGCGCGATCGTGGAAGTGCGCGGAACGCCCATGCCCGGTGGCGGCTTTGTCACCACCTTTACCGATATCAGCGAGTACCGCGCCGCGGTGGATGCGCTGGAGGAAACCCGTCGGAGCCTGGAAGACCGGGTGCAACAGCGCACCGCAGAGCTCTCCGACAGTAACCGCGCGCTGCAGCAGGAAAACCGCCGCCGCGCCGAAGCGGAAGTGAAAATCCGCGAGCTGCACGCCGCCAAGACCCGTTTCCTCGCCCATACCAGCCACGACCTGTTGCAACCCATTAATGCGGCGCGGCTGTTTATCGCCTCGCTGCAGAACAAGGCCGCTGCCGGCAGCTGGCGGGAGATGGGCGATGACATCCACTACATCGACAGTGCACTCACCTCCGCGGAGCAATTGATCGGCGCGCTGCGGGAAATCAGCCGGCTGGATGCGGGCAACCTGAAGCCCAAGCGGGAGCATTTCCCGCTGCGCCAGCTGCTCGACGGCCTCAACGCGGAATTCTCGGCCCTGGCCAGCGAGCGCGGCCTGGCCCTGCACTATGTACCCACGGATGCCTGGGTGATCAGCGACCGCCACCTGCTGCGGCGCATACTGCAGAACTTCCTTAGCAATGCGCTGCACTACACCGCGCGCGGCCGCGTGCTGTTGGGCGCGCGCCGACGGGTTGGTGCCGGCGGTGAGCCGCTGCTGGAAATCCAGGTGTGGGATACCGGTCCGGGCATCGACAGCAGCGCGCGCGAGCGGATATTCGACGAGTTTGTGCGCCTCGGCAGCAGCGAGCGCAGTGCCGACAAGGGCCTTGGCCTCGGCCTCGCCATTGCGCGCCGCAGTGCCGACCTGCTGGGGCACCAGCTGGGGCTTGAATCCTCACCCGGTCACGGCTCCATGTTCAGCATCCGTGTCCCGGTGGGGGAGGCGCGCGAAGCGGCACCGCAAGAGCCCGGGGTCATAGAAGTGGCGAACGTGTCGGCGGTGCCGGTGCTGTGTATCGACAACGAGCGCCAGATTCTGCGGGGCATGGACAGCCTGCTCAGTGGCTGGGGCTGCCGGGTGGTGACGGCGCTCTCGCTGGAAGAGGCGCTGGTGCGCTGGGACCTGCGCAGTCCGCCGGCACTGGTCATTGTGGATTATCATCTCGATCGCGATGCCACCGGCATCGAAGCGCTGGAAGCGCTGTGTGAGCACTGGCAGACCGAGTTACCGGGCATCGTGGTTAGCGCGGATACTTCCGAAGAAATTCGCAGCGCGGCCACCGAGCGCGGCTGGTTTTATCTGCCGAAACCGGTGAAGCCGGCGGTGCTGCGCAATCTGGTGCGGCGGCTGGCACGCACCGCGAGGAATAACGTCAGTTGA
- a CDS encoding response regulator transcription factor, translating into MNDHTDSGQSARQFIIADDHPLFRNALRLSIQQTFPGAEIFEACDMQSLQQCVAEHPHCDLLLLDLHMPGAHGFSGLIFLSGQYPQLPVMVVSANEKPEIMCRAIDYGACGFLPKSAPVEQIAQALQQSLAGEIWLPPAVAERYESAGAEEDNGVVDVIATLTPQQFRVATMLAEGLLNKQIAYEMQVTEATVKAHLTALFRKLDVNSRTQAVLALSSLDVEAPGQFAPPQKPEAKANQVN; encoded by the coding sequence ATGAACGATCACACCGACAGCGGGCAATCTGCCCGGCAATTCATCATTGCGGACGACCACCCGCTGTTCCGCAACGCCCTGCGCCTGTCTATCCAGCAGACATTTCCCGGCGCTGAAATCTTTGAAGCCTGTGATATGCAGAGCCTGCAGCAGTGCGTGGCGGAACACCCCCACTGCGATCTGCTGTTACTGGACCTGCACATGCCCGGTGCCCATGGTTTCAGCGGCCTGATTTTCCTGAGCGGCCAGTATCCGCAACTGCCGGTGATGGTGGTTTCCGCCAATGAAAAGCCGGAGATCATGTGCCGCGCCATCGACTACGGCGCCTGCGGTTTCCTACCCAAATCCGCACCGGTGGAACAGATTGCGCAGGCGCTGCAGCAGAGCCTGGCGGGCGAAATCTGGCTGCCGCCGGCGGTGGCGGAGCGCTACGAATCCGCCGGTGCCGAGGAAGATAACGGGGTGGTGGACGTGATCGCCACCCTCACCCCACAGCAGTTCCGCGTCGCCACCATGCTGGCGGAAGGTTTGCTGAACAAGCAGATTGCCTACGAAATGCAGGTGACCGAGGCCACGGTAAAGGCGCACCTCACCGCGCTGTTTCGCAAGCTCGACGTCAACTCGCGCACCCAGGCGGTGCTGGCGCTCAGCAGCCTGGATGTGGAAGCGCCCGGACAATTTGCCCCGCCGCAGAAACCGGAAGCCAAAGCCAACCAGGTCAACTGA
- the acs gene encoding acetate--CoA ligase, protein MTSKSDIYPVPASYAAHSLLNEDGYIEMYNRSIQDPDAFWREQAQRIDWIEPFTQVKDVSFAKDDLHIRWFADGKLNVAANCLDRHLEKHADDTAILWVGDEPGTSREISYRELHRDVCRFANGLKSLGVNKGDVVTIYMPMVPEAAVAMLACARIGAVHSVVFAGFSPEALAGRMDDGQSRTLITANAGRRGGRSVMLKQNVDKAVALCRETTVENVVVFNYTDDTTDWNPAIDRDYAELVAAQSDDCPAEVMGAEDPLFILYTSGSTGKPKGVLHTSGGYITYASLTHEYVFDYRRGERYWCAADIGWITGHSYILYGPLANGATTVMYEGVPHYPDVTRVAQIIDDHQINILYIAPTAIRALMAEGDKPVAGASLESLRLLGTVGEPINPEAWKWYYRTFGRSQCPIVDTWWQTETGAAMLTPLPGATALKPGSATRPFFGVQPALVDNEGHILDGATEGNLVLLGSWPGQMRTVFGDHQRFAETYFSTFENMYFTGDGARRDEDGYYWITGRVDDVLNVSGHRMGTAELESALVAHEAVAEAAVVGYPHDIKGQGIYVYVTLNSGVEPSEDMRKALRDWLRAEIGPIATPDVIQWAPGLPKTRSGKIMRRILRKVAADECDQLGDTSTLADPGVVDHLVANRAAATV, encoded by the coding sequence GTGACCAGTAAATCAGATATTTATCCCGTACCCGCAAGCTACGCCGCCCATTCACTGCTGAATGAAGACGGCTATATCGAAATGTACAACCGCTCTATCCAGGATCCGGATGCTTTCTGGCGTGAACAGGCCCAGCGCATCGACTGGATCGAGCCGTTTACCCAGGTGAAGGATGTCTCTTTTGCCAAGGACGACCTGCACATCCGCTGGTTCGCCGACGGCAAGCTGAATGTGGCCGCCAACTGCCTGGACCGCCACCTGGAAAAACACGCTGACGATACCGCCATCCTGTGGGTGGGTGACGAGCCCGGCACTTCCCGCGAGATCAGCTACCGCGAACTGCACCGGGATGTCTGCCGCTTTGCCAACGGCCTGAAAAGCCTCGGTGTGAACAAAGGTGATGTGGTGACCATCTACATGCCGATGGTGCCGGAGGCGGCGGTCGCCATGCTCGCCTGCGCCCGCATCGGCGCCGTGCACTCGGTGGTATTTGCCGGCTTCTCGCCGGAGGCGCTCGCCGGGCGTATGGACGACGGCCAGTCCCGCACCCTGATCACCGCCAACGCCGGCCGCCGCGGCGGCCGCTCGGTGATGCTGAAGCAGAACGTCGACAAGGCGGTAGCGCTGTGCAGGGAAACCACCGTGGAAAACGTGGTGGTATTCAACTACACCGACGACACGACGGACTGGAACCCGGCGATCGACCGCGACTATGCGGAACTGGTGGCGGCACAGAGCGACGACTGCCCGGCGGAGGTGATGGGCGCGGAGGACCCGCTGTTTATCCTCTACACCTCCGGCTCCACCGGCAAACCGAAAGGCGTACTGCACACCAGTGGTGGCTATATCACCTACGCCTCACTGACCCACGAATACGTTTTCGACTACCGCCGCGGCGAACGCTACTGGTGCGCGGCGGATATCGGCTGGATTACCGGCCACAGCTACATCCTTTACGGACCGCTGGCCAATGGCGCCACCACCGTGATGTACGAGGGCGTACCGCATTACCCGGATGTGACCCGGGTGGCTCAGATCATCGACGATCACCAGATCAATATTCTCTACATAGCCCCCACCGCGATTCGCGCACTGATGGCAGAAGGCGACAAGCCTGTTGCCGGCGCCAGCCTGGAAAGCCTGCGCTTGCTGGGCACCGTCGGCGAACCGATCAACCCCGAGGCGTGGAAGTGGTATTACCGCACCTTTGGCCGCAGCCAGTGCCCCATCGTGGACACCTGGTGGCAGACCGAAACCGGTGCCGCCATGCTTACCCCGCTGCCCGGTGCCACCGCGCTGAAACCCGGCTCCGCCACCCGCCCCTTCTTCGGGGTACAACCGGCGCTGGTGGACAACGAGGGCCATATTCTCGACGGCGCCACCGAGGGCAATCTGGTGCTGCTGGGCAGCTGGCCGGGGCAGATGCGCACGGTGTTCGGCGACCACCAGCGCTTCGCCGAGACCTATTTCAGCACGTTTGAAAACATGTATTTCACCGGCGACGGCGCGCGGCGCGACGAAGACGGTTACTACTGGATTACCGGCCGCGTGGACGACGTGCTGAACGTCTCCGGGCACCGTATGGGTACCGCGGAACTGGAAAGCGCACTGGTGGCCCACGAGGCGGTGGCAGAGGCCGCGGTGGTGGGTTATCCCCACGACATCAAGGGCCAGGGTATCTACGTCTACGTAACCCTGAACAGCGGTGTGGAGCCCAGCGAAGATATGCGCAAAGCCCTGCGCGACTGGCTGCGCGCAGAGATCGGCCCGATCGCCACGCCGGACGTAATCCAGTGGGCGCCGGGCCTGCCGAAGACCCGCTCCGGCAAGATCATGCGGCGCATCCTGCGCAAGGTGGCGGCGGACGAGTGCGACCAGCTCGGCGACACCTCCACCCTCGCCGACCCCGGCGTGGTGGACCACCTGGTGGCCAACCGCGCGGCCGCCACCGTCTAA
- a CDS encoding DcaP family trimeric outer membrane transporter — MSVKIIKSKLAGAVALAAMVNGLPALAVAETEQMTAAQLQQLIAELQAQVDQLAATQASSDKPVVENPEPPKTATFGNTSIQIGGYVKLDSIFSDYSDGNSATAALGEDFLVPSTIPVGGVVDGEGGDVHYNAHAKSTRLFFKSSTEAGAGSVDTHIEIDAMAGNQGDERISNSYAQRLRHAYVNWKMDDNRSLLAGQTWSTFFNVGALPDGLDFVGPVGTIFERQPQIRYTQGLGSGSLQLAAENPATTLYNGAENPYDDNSRPDLILRYDNSIGDLKYSVASMSRELAYDRVDGGNESEQGYAISLAGKWQLGRDDLRFMYSYGNALGRYLGLNSYRGGIIDPVNGSIDLIDQHGGFVALRHFWSDRWRSNLVLSATAADNPDTVSDMTPSAYQSLQLNLMYSPVPKMTLGGEYILASKEVENVSGLLADAEGELQRMQFSVQYIF, encoded by the coding sequence ATGTCAGTGAAAATAATAAAAAGTAAACTGGCCGGCGCGGTGGCGCTGGCAGCGATGGTGAATGGTCTGCCCGCACTGGCTGTGGCGGAGACCGAACAGATGACCGCAGCGCAGCTGCAGCAGCTCATTGCCGAGCTGCAGGCGCAGGTGGACCAACTGGCCGCAACCCAGGCTTCCAGCGATAAGCCGGTGGTGGAAAACCCGGAGCCCCCCAAAACTGCGACTTTCGGCAATACCAGTATCCAGATCGGCGGCTACGTCAAACTGGACAGCATTTTCAGTGATTACTCCGATGGCAATTCCGCAACCGCGGCTCTCGGCGAAGATTTCCTGGTGCCATCCACCATTCCCGTCGGTGGTGTGGTGGATGGAGAGGGCGGCGATGTGCACTACAACGCCCACGCCAAATCCACCCGCCTGTTTTTCAAATCCTCCACCGAGGCCGGCGCCGGCAGTGTGGACACCCATATCGAGATCGATGCCATGGCGGGCAACCAGGGCGACGAGCGCATCAGCAATTCCTATGCCCAGCGCCTGCGCCACGCCTATGTGAACTGGAAAATGGACGACAACCGCAGCCTGCTGGCAGGCCAGACCTGGTCCACCTTTTTCAATGTGGGTGCGCTGCCGGATGGCCTGGATTTCGTCGGTCCCGTGGGTACCATTTTTGAAAGGCAACCGCAGATTCGCTACACCCAGGGACTCGGCAGTGGCAGTCTCCAGCTGGCCGCGGAAAATCCGGCAACGACGCTCTACAACGGCGCCGAGAATCCCTATGACGACAACAGTCGCCCCGACCTGATTCTGCGCTACGACAACAGCATCGGGGATCTCAAATATTCTGTAGCCTCAATGAGCCGCGAGCTCGCCTACGATCGCGTGGATGGCGGCAATGAATCCGAACAGGGCTATGCCATCAGCCTGGCGGGCAAGTGGCAACTGGGGCGCGACGACCTGCGCTTTATGTACAGCTACGGCAATGCACTGGGTCGTTATCTCGGTTTGAACAGCTACCGCGGCGGCATTATCGATCCGGTAAACGGCAGTATCGACCTGATCGATCAGCACGGTGGTTTTGTGGCGTTGCGGCATTTCTGGAGCGACCGCTGGCGCAGCAATCTGGTGCTGTCCGCCACGGCGGCGGACAACCCGGATACGGTTTCCGATATGACGCCGTCGGCGTACCAGAGCCTGCAGCTCAACCTGATGTATTCACCGGTACCCAAAATGACACTGGGTGGCGAATATATTCTCGCCAGCAAGGAAGTGGAGAACGTGAGCGGATTACTGGCGGACGCTGAAGGGGAACTTCAGCGGATGCAGTTTTCCGTACAGTACATATTCTGA
- a CDS encoding DUF4212 domain-containing protein: MSFENKQKASDYWRENLKLMFSLLVVWFVVSFGCGILLVDELNHIRIGGFKLGFWFAQQGAIYVFLALIFVYVYKMNQLDRKYGVYEDDESAEQADAAAAQPKAQQLQGGH, translated from the coding sequence ATGAGTTTTGAGAATAAACAGAAGGCCAGTGATTACTGGCGAGAGAACCTGAAGCTGATGTTCAGCTTGCTGGTGGTGTGGTTTGTGGTTTCCTTCGGCTGCGGTATTTTGTTGGTGGACGAGCTGAACCATATCCGTATCGGCGGCTTCAAACTCGGATTCTGGTTTGCCCAGCAGGGTGCCATCTACGTATTCCTCGCGCTGATTTTTGTCTACGTCTACAAGATGAATCAGCTGGATCGCAAATACGGCGTGTACGAGGACGATGAGTCCGCAGAGCAGGCCGATGCCGCTGCGGCACAGCCCAAAGCCCAACAACTGCAGGGAGGTCACTGA